The Gemmatimonadales bacterium region TCTCCCGATGGATGCCGTCATCGCGGTTGGGCCAGGCCGTGGCTGTGCCGGTGAACGCGGCGCTGGTCCTCGCGTCGGCATCGCTCCCGCACGCGGTGGCCCTGGTCGGATGGATCTGGCTGGTGGTGCTGCTGTTGAAGAGAAAGAAGCGTTGAAAGTTGAAGCGTTGAAAGGGCCCGGAGCAGACATCCCGGGCCCTTCAACGTTCTTTATCTCTTCAGCCTTCAACGTCTTTTCTACTTCAACCTCTTCCTAGACTAGAAGCCCGCCTCCTCCGTGCACCCCGCCGGCTCCGGGCTGCGCGGCGTGCACTCGTTGATGGGGAACGGCATCTTCGCAAACCGCCGGTGGGTTGCCAGGTCCTCAGTATGCGACCGATTCCCCCGCCCCCACCGCCCGCTCGGCCAGAATCCGTATTTGCTGAAGTGCTGGCCGTGGACTCGGTGGCTGGCCCCCACGCGAACGCCCTTCGACGGGCATGGGACGTGATTCGGGGCTCGCGCTCCATATTAGGAACAAGGCACGGTTCGCATGGTCGCCTGGTTTGTGCGATATCTCGCTCCGTGATGCCGCCTGTGCCACAGAACACGAGGTTGGAGCTGACAGCCTTTGGCCGCGCAATGGCCGCCCGGCGCGTACGGTCTTGCCGAGGTCGCCCAACGGCTGCGGACGGAGAACACCGCGACCGTGACTGACGAGCACCGCTGATGAGCTTCGGCCCACACGTCACCCGGCGGGATTTCCTAAATGGCGCGCTGCTCGGCATAGGCGGTGCGTTGCTCGGGTGCAGGCCCTCCCGTCAGATCGCGGAAGACGACGGTGCGGGAGCCAGCTGGTCCCTCGGTCAGGATTGGTACGGCTACGGCGGAGTCGGAGACTACCGCTTCTCCCACGGCAACACGCCGGACGCGGTGGAGACGGCGCATCGGCTGCGCGACCGCGGGTTCCCCTCCGGCTTCGATCGAGTGGAGAGCATCCAAGACCATGACCTTGCGATCGTCGGCGCCGGCGTCGCCGGACTGGGAGCGGCGCTGGAATACTCGAAGAAGAGGAGGGCCGGCCAGACCTGCCTGATGCTGGACGACCACCCGCTCTTCGGCGGCGAGGCCAAGGAGAACGAGTTCGACGTGGGTGGGGTCCGGCTGATCGGGCCGCAGGGCGCGAACGGCTTCTTCGTGCCCGGAGTCGTGAGCGATACGGAGGGGGCCTCCGGGGACCCCCGATACTATGCGGAGCTGGGTGTGCCGAGGGAGTTCCAGTTCCGCGACTGGCCACCGGCGGAAAAACCCCTTCGGTTCAGTCCCGACAACTACGAGTACCTGGTTCGGGGACTCCAGCAGCACACGAGCGTCGGGCACTTCTTCAGCACGGGCCCGCCAGAAGAGGGGACCTGGGCCATCGACATGTGGGAACGGCGCCTGGCCAACACGCCCCTCTCCGAGGCTGCCCGTGGGACGCTGCTCCAGTGGTACACGTCGGGCGCCACCCGGCGGTTCGCAACTGACGAGCAGGCGGTGCGTGCCCTCGACATCATGTCGTACCAGGAGTTCCTCGAGCGGGAGCTCCACCTGGGCCCGGAAGCCGCCCGTTATGCGGACCTGTTCCTGGCTTCCGCCTGCGGCCTGGGAAGCGATGCCGTCTCGGCCTACGTGGCCTACCAGCTCCCGATGCCGGCCCTCACCGAACCTCTGCCCCCGGACCTCAGACGGGTGTCCTTCCCCGGGGGCAATTCGGGCTTCGTCCGTTACTTCGTCAAACGGCTGATCCCGGACGCCATCGCCGGGACGGACAGCTTCGAGGACATCATCAGCGGTCGCATCAACCTCGATGCCCTCGATCGGACGGGACAGCCGCTCCGCGTGCGTCTGCGTTCCACCGTCCTCAGCGTGGAGCACGAGGGTGATCCCGCATCCTCCGGCACCGTGAAGGTCGTCTATACTCGCGATGGCCGGCTCCATGGGATCCGGGCCAGGGCGGTGATCATGGCCACGGGCGGGTGGATGAACCGGTACGTGGTGCGCGACATGCCACCGGAGTACCGCGAGGCGTACGGGCAATTCGTGCACGCGCCCTTCCTCGTGGCGAACGTCGCGCTCACCAACTGGCGCTTCCTGTACCGGCTCGGGATCACGGCCGCGATCTGGGACCGGGGCGAGGGCGATTTCGGGTATACCTGCAACATCAGGAACCCGATGCAGGTGGGCAGCTACCGGCCCCCGCTGGATCCGGACCAACCCACGATCCTGTCATTCTACACGCCCTTCCATCGTCCCGGACTGCCGGTGAGGGCGCAGACGACGCGGGGCCGCACGGAGCTCCTGAACACCTCCTATCCGGAGTTCGAGCGGAAGATCCACGCCCAGATGATGAAGCTGTTCGCGGCGTCCGGGTTCAATGCCGAGAGGGATGTGGCCGGGCTCATCCTGAACCGTTGGGGACACGCGTACTCGGTCCCCTATCCGGGTTTCTTCGGTGGCGCGTCGGGCAGGGCGCCGCGGGACGTCATTCGAAACCGCTATGGGCGGATCGCTTTTGCGCACTCAGAACTGGCTGGTTGGCAGCATTGGGGGACGGCCGCGGACGAGGGACGGCGAGCATTCAACCAGCTCGCGCATGCGATCTAGGGGCGCTCGACTCGCGGTGAGGCGCCCAGATCATACCCGGATGTCAGGGGATACGGTGGGGCGCGGTCTGGGCCCCCGCGCCCCCGCCACTCACGCGCGTTTTGCTAGACGGCCGAACCCCGAGGTTCGAACAGCGAACCCCGGGGCCCGGCACCCGAGCCCGGCCGCGCGTGGACCGGAACTCAGTAATTGAAGCGGAGCGAGACCCCCACAGTTCGCGGCTGGTTGGTCAGGTAACCCACGCGGCCGCGGGTTCCCCGCTCCCGGTCCAGGGCGAGCAAGGCCCGCTCGTCGGTCAGGTTATTGGCGAAGACCGCAACCTCCCAACCCTCGCGGATCAGGCCGACACGCAGGTTGAGGATACTGTAGGACGGCAGCTCCGGATCAAACGTGAACGTTGACTGGGTCAGGGGCCCGCCGATGGTGTTTGCCCCGAACGAGTTCAAGTCGACGGTACCGAAACCCGCGGCATGGTCGTCGATCGCCGTGAAGCGCGAGCCCACATGCTGGTAGCTGCCCGTGACGAACGCCCGCGACGCCGGACTCACCTGCCACTGATACGTGGCCGCGGAGGTCACCTGGATCTGCGGCACGCTGGGCAGGCGGTTGCCCGCCTCCATGCCGGATACCGGTTGCCCAGCGGAACTGATCGTGGACTTGAGCTCGGAGTTGTTGAGGCTTGCCGCAAAGGAAACGTCGAGGCCCTCGCTGGGGTTGGCCGTGACCTCCAGCTCCAGCCCCTGGCTACGGGCCTTCGGCACGTTGAAGATCAGCCGAGAGGAGCAGGAGCCCGCCGTGACGCTCAACTGGAGGTCGCGGATGTCCATGTAGAACGCGGACAGGTTGACGGCCGCGCGGCCGCCCGCCAGGCGTGACTTGAACCCCACTTCGTAGTTCCACGCCGTCTCGTCAGTCCAGGAGTCCCGGTTACCAAATGTCACCAGGTCCTCGGCCGTACACAGCGAAACGTTGAGGGGATCGTTGATCCCGCCCAGCCGGAACCCCAGCGAGGCCTGGGCGTTCAAGGTGAGATCGTCGGACGCCCTGTAGCTGGCGATGAAGCGAGGCGCCACGCCGTTGGCGTCGGCGGCACCGGGCTGCGATTGTGCGTTCCCGGCGCCGTCCTGGCCGAAGATACCGTCGAAGATCTGCTCGCGGTTCTCGTCGAAGTTGTAGTAGCGAAGGCCGCCGGTCAGGTCGAGCCGCGGACCCGCGGACACCGTAGCTTCGCCGAAGACGGCGTACTGCTTCAGTTCGTAGTCGAGCCGGGACCAGAACAGGTGATCCTGGGGGGAATACTGCCCCGTCGTAAAGCCGGCTGGGGCGCCAAGGATTGGCGCCGCGAGCGCGTCAAACCCTGAGACGAACAGGTCTTGGGCGTAGTGGCGATTGTTGTTGCTGTAGAAACCGCCCACGAGCCACCTGACGCGATTCGTTCCGCCGGACAGGCGCACTTCCTGGGTCCACACCTTGGAATTGGTGGAGTCGTTTAGCGGCGAGTCGAGCGTGTAGATCCCCTCCGCGAGGCCGATGCTGCCGCCGGTGATGCTGGAGGTCAGCGCCCCCGCATCCCGCACCACCAGGACGTCGCGGAAAGTGTAGGAGGTGATCGAGGTCAGGCTCACTCCGCCGAAGTCGTGTCGCAGGTTCAGGTCGGCGAGCAGGAACTCGTCGGTGAACGGCTCGTTGACCTGGGTGAAGAGCTGGCGCTCGCCCAGCGTCACCGCGGGCCGCGTGGTGGTGTACGGGTTGGCCAGGATGTTGAAGGCGTCGATGCGGTTCCAGCCGTCCATCCTTATCCGTTGGTAGACGACCCGCGGAGTGATGCTGAGGCGTTCGTTCGGGACGAAGCGGACGGCGGCCCGAAAGCCGGTCCGGTCGCCGCCGTTGACGTCGTTCTCGACTGCGAGGTTG contains the following coding sequences:
- a CDS encoding NAD(P)-binding protein; translated protein: MSFGPHVTRRDFLNGALLGIGGALLGCRPSRQIAEDDGAGASWSLGQDWYGYGGVGDYRFSHGNTPDAVETAHRLRDRGFPSGFDRVESIQDHDLAIVGAGVAGLGAALEYSKKRRAGQTCLMLDDHPLFGGEAKENEFDVGGVRLIGPQGANGFFVPGVVSDTEGASGDPRYYAELGVPREFQFRDWPPAEKPLRFSPDNYEYLVRGLQQHTSVGHFFSTGPPEEGTWAIDMWERRLANTPLSEAARGTLLQWYTSGATRRFATDEQAVRALDIMSYQEFLERELHLGPEAARYADLFLASACGLGSDAVSAYVAYQLPMPALTEPLPPDLRRVSFPGGNSGFVRYFVKRLIPDAIAGTDSFEDIISGRINLDALDRTGQPLRVRLRSTVLSVEHEGDPASSGTVKVVYTRDGRLHGIRARAVIMATGGWMNRYVVRDMPPEYREAYGQFVHAPFLVANVALTNWRFLYRLGITAAIWDRGEGDFGYTCNIRNPMQVGSYRPPLDPDQPTILSFYTPFHRPGLPVRAQTTRGRTELLNTSYPEFERKIHAQMMKLFAASGFNAERDVAGLILNRWGHAYSVPYPGFFGGASGRAPRDVIRNRYGRIAFAHSELAGWQHWGTAADEGRRAFNQLAHAI
- a CDS encoding TonB-dependent receptor, whose amino-acid sequence is MTFAALAAALYGVPANAQTGRIRGVVRDGHSGALSGATVRATNQGTSASSRTATAADGTFLIINLAPGSYTVSAAVPGLRAVSQRDVRVAAGAEVSLEFVMQTLMLAPITVTAMLREQTLIEVPFSIAAPSEELLRARGADNIEAVAATVAGFSVQNLGPGQSQIAMRGASSGQIARDQPGVKEQVGVYLDDAPVSLSLFTPDLDLFDISRVEVLRGPQGTLFGAGSAVGTVRYISNQPELGVNATFGEVGVSVIDGGAPGSNAKLGFNVPLGPRAALRVAGYGNRIGGFMDAVQPNLAVENDVNGGDRTGFRAAVRFVPNERLSITPRVVYQRIRMDGWNRIDAFNILANPYTTTRPAVTLGERQLFTQVNEPFTDEFLLADLNLRHDFGGVSLTSITSYTFRDVLVVRDAGALTSSITGGSIGLAEGIYTLDSPLNDSTNSKVWTQEVRLSGGTNRVRWLVGGFYSNNNRHYAQDLFVSGFDALAAPILGAPAGFTTGQYSPQDHLFWSRLDYELKQYAVFGEATVSAGPRLDLTGGLRYYNFDENREQIFDGIFGQDGAGNAQSQPGAADANGVAPRFIASYRASDDLTLNAQASLGFRLGGINDPLNVSLCTAEDLVTFGNRDSWTDETAWNYEVGFKSRLAGGRAAVNLSAFYMDIRDLQLSVTAGSCSSRLIFNVPKARSQGLELEVTANPSEGLDVSFAASLNNSELKSTISSAGQPVSGMEAGNRLPSVPQIQVTSAATYQWQVSPASRAFVTGSYQHVGSRFTAIDDHAAGFGTVDLNSFGANTIGGPLTQSTFTFDPELPSYSILNLRVGLIREGWEVAVFANNLTDERALLALDRERGTRGRVGYLTNQPRTVGVSLRFNY